The genomic region ACACAACGCGAAGTGATTGAAGAGTTATCTGTCCCGATTATCCCTTTAACGGATAGTACAGCCATACTACCTATTGTTGGTACGATGGATACCTCCCGTGCAAAACGGCTACAAGAAAAGGCACTAATAGAAATTGAGAAGCAAAAGTTTCAGCGTATAATTATAGACTTGTCAGGAGTAGCCTATATGGATACTGCTGTTGTAAGCCACCTCTTCAAGATTGTTGATGGATTCATGCTATTAGGTTGTGTAGCAATCGTAACAGGAATTCGCTCTGAAGTCGCAAACACGATGATCGAACTTGGTGTTTCCATAGCAGAGAGAGTGAAAACAAAAGCAAATTTACAACAAGCAATTGAGGAACTTCAACTTATCTAGTATGCAGTCTCTTTTAGGGACTGCTTTTTAAATTGTAATATTTTCATAACAATCACAATAAAAAATCCATGTTATAATTTAAAGTAGCACACGTAGAAATGAGTTGGAATACAGCAATGGGTAAACAATATTCGAGAAGAACATTCTTAAAAAAAGCATTAACACTGACAGTAGGTACTATTCTCACAACGATGGCAGGATATTCGTATGTGAGATATTTTGAGCCTAGTCAGCTAGAAATAAACCGATATACATATCAGGCACCACTCATTCCTCAAAAATTTAACGGAATTAAAATTCTCCAATTTAGTGATACACACATAGGGCATTATTATGACATTGAAAAGTTTAAAACACTCATAAAGAAAATAAATAAAGAAGAACCCGATCTTGTTTTTTTTACAGGTGATTTAATTGACGCACCAGATTTATATAAAGATGGAAATAAGCTAATACCACTGCTTCATTCTATCCAAGCACCACTTGGGAAATTCGCCATATATGGTAACCATGACCACGGAGGCTATGGAACAGAATCCTATAAAAAGATCATGGAGAGTGCTGGCTTTACTCTACTAGTCAACACTTTTTCTCCCATAACAATATTGAAAGAACAAATCGTTGTTGCAGGACTTGATGATTATATGCTGGGTCGTCCGGATTTTGAAGAAACATTACGAGAAATACCTGAAAATATGTTTACCATCTTCCTAGCACATGAACCGGATGTGGCTAAAATAAGTCAATCCTATCCTGTTCACCTACAGTTATCTGGGCATAGTCACGGTGGACAAATTAAGCTTCCCTTTATTGGTCCTATTGTAACACCACCTTATGCAACAGATTATACAGAAGGGTTCTATGAACTTGGCAACTATCCCTTAACAGTATATGTGAATAGAGGTCTTGGTACGACACGCGTTCCATTCCGTTTTTTATCGAAACCTGAGATAGCCGTTTTCACGTTACAATCATCAACAACATAAAAAGACCATATTTACTAGTATTAGTAAGTATGGTCTTACGTTTTATTTCATTAAATATTCTTGTTCGATTTGTTCAGCGGGCTTTGGTTTACTAAATAGAAAACCTTGAGCTTTATGACAAGCTACCTTTCTCAAGAAATCTGCCTGCTCCTTTTGCTCGACTCCTTCAGCAATAACATTGAATCCTAAACTTTCTGCAAGGTGGATAATCGTTGTTGTGATTGCCGCATCTTTATTATCCGTTAACACATCTCTTACAAATGACTGATCAATTTTCAGCGTATTTAACGGAAATCTTTTCAAATAGCTTAGTGAGGAATATCCTGTTCCAAAATCATCTATTGAGATTTGAACCCCTAAATCCTTTAGACGGTGCAAGATCAATATTGTTTCCTTCGTATCTTGCATGGCACCTTCTGTTATTTCAATTTCTAATTGACTTGCATCTATATTATTTTTATCTATTGCATGTTTGATAATCTCAACTAAATTTGGTTGTTGGAATTGTCTGGCTGATAAATTAACAGCAATAATTAGGTTGTGATAGCCTTTTTGATTCCATTCTTTTATTTGACGACATACCTCTTCAATGACCCATTCACCAATCGGAATAATTAACCCTGTTTCCTCCGCTAATGGAATAAAATCTGCTGGTGATACAAATCCAAGTAATCCGCAGTTCCATCTTAATAGTGCTTCAAAACTGTTAATTTCACCCGTATATAAATCAATTTGAGGTTGGAAGTTTAGGATGAGCTCATCCTTTTCAATTGCTCTCCGGAGACATGTTTCAAGGAGCATTGATTGTGAATCACCTTTTTGCATGTCATTTGAATAAAATTGATAGTGCCCTCTCCCACGTTCCTTCACTTGATAAAGGGCGGTATCAGCATTTTTTATTAATGTTTCCCCGTCTGTTCCATCATTAGGATACAGACTAATTCCTACACTAGGGGTTACATAAAATTCTTGAGCCGTTAACAAAAACGGCTGTTTAAATAACTCGAGTACCTTTTCAGCAATAATAACTGAGGATATACGATTAATATCTTCAGCAATTAAGATAAATTCGTCTCCACCTTGACGATAAACCGTTATCTCAAAGCCTTCTATTGAGGTAAGGCGCACAGCCACTTCCTTTAATAACAGATCTCCCACATTATGACCCATACTGTCATTCAGGAATTTGAAACGGTCTAAATCTAAATACATAAGTGCAAACTGTCCTGATTCGTCATGAGCTCTTTCAATGTAATGTTGAATTTGTTCTTTTAATAGACTACGATTAGGGAGTCCTGTAAGGTGATCATGATAAGCGATAAATTTCATAACCTCATCATTTTTCACTTGTTCTGTAATATCACGTATTATAATGTAAACACCTGTTATTTCATTGTTCACAACAATTGGGATCATCTTTACTTGGGCATGAATAAGTTCACCATTTTTATGAATAAATTGACAAGTTAAGTTATCACGTGTATTCCCTTCGCTAGTAAATACAAGAGCATCTTGAACAATCCTTACATGTTCTTCAATTAATAAGTCAGAAATATTAAGATGCTTAAGTTCTCGTTCCGTATATCCTGTTATAGAATAGGCAGAAGGATTCGCCTGCAAAATTACCCCGCTTTTAGTAAGTGAACAAACCGCATCCATGTTATGATCCATTAAGGAACGGTACCGTTGCTCACTTTCACTAAGTCTTAACTTCTCAATCACTTTATCTGTAATGTCCCTCGTTACACTAACAACAAATTGACATTTACCCTGTTCATCGAAAATTGGTGTTAAAATCGATTCCCCATATATTTGTTCTTCATTAATCGTGACAAAATCCTGAAACGCAAGAGGCTCTTTTTTACAAACTGCCTCTTCATATTGAGCTTGTAGATGCTCTGCAACTTCAACAGGCAAGCTTTCTTGTAATGTTTTCCCTATTGTTTCTTCAGAGATACTCGCATACTTTAATGCTTCATTATTAGCATAAAGATAACGAAAAGAACCGTCTTCCTCTACTTTCATTAAGTAGACTAAGTCCTTTATTGCACTCAATATAATTTCATTTATAATCTTTTCCATTTTATCGACATAGTCTTTATTCCAATCGCTATCATCAAGTAGCGGCATCATCCTGCTCATCTTGTATCGCATCCCCAAGTATAATTAGCTATTAGTTATTTTAACACAGTCTGTACAAAAACAGACTTTGAGATTAATCTTATATTTACTATTCCACTTCAAGCGAAATCATTCCTTTTTTTACGACAAAAAATGACACTTTTTTACTATAACAAAATTTTGCGAAAAATAGAAGAGTACTTGAACAATTACACATATCTTTATTTAGAAAGGTTCTTTTTTTAAACCTTGTTGCTTTTCATCAATTATTTTTGGTGTACAACCAAGTTCTATAGGCAATTGAAGTTGATTAGAATAGTTCAACTCTCTTTATGTATAGAAATATCTAAACCCTAAGGTAAAAATCCGGATTTTTGGATTTTTACTAGAAAGCAACAATCTATACGAAATGGTTAATGCTCTGTAGTCAAAAAAACTGTTTCACCTAAAAAACACAAACCTTTTTTACTATATCAATGGAGGTGATTCTTTTCGCTTTGTGGTGAATGGTATTCAGTTTTCTCCGACACTTATTGATTATAGTGGGATAATTTTAATACGAATAAAAGTGATGTACCAACAAACCGTAATAACAACTTCTATATACTATCCTATATAATCCAATAGCCAACTCCAAATAAACCAATAGATATAGATAATGTACCACTTATATAGTACAAGCAAGCTATCCATCTTTTTTGATGTATAAACTTCACACAATCTAGCGCAAACGTGGAATATGTTGTAAACGAACCAATTAATCCAACGGTTATCATAATGAAAATTAGACTTGGTAATGAATGGTACTTATTCATGAAAACACCAAGTGCGAAAGAACCTGTTCCATTTACAATTAAAGTTGAAACATAAGCATTTGTAAGATATTTAGTGGTTATAACACCTATTATATATCTACCTATTGCCCCAAAGATCCCGCCAATGCATACAGCTAAAAATGTCATGTTCCATCACTTCCTTGTGTTCCCATGATTTTTATTGTTGCTGAAATTCCGAGTATTACACCACCGATACCTAATAGTATGGTACTCACTAAATAGGCAAGTGCTATTATGGTAAATCCTTCATTCATTAAAGATACGAGTTCCAACGATAATGTAGACATCGTCGTAAAACCTCCGCATACACCTGTTGCAATAAACGGCCATATCCAACTGTTTTCCTTCTTTGTACTTAGGAGGGCATAAATACTTCCAATTAGAAGACAGCCAACTACATTAACAATTAGGGTTCCCACTAGTGGAACAGTAACAAAAGTACTTATTCCATATCTTGACCCTGCTCCTATCATACCCCCGAGGGCAACATACACAACTTCTATTTTTTTCATCAAAAGACTCCCATTTTTTGTAATACATGCTCAAAACTTACTACATACCCATATTATATATCGATTTAATATAAAGGAGGCAAAAAGATGTATCCTGCTTATCGTACAACTCATCATCATGATCAACGGTTTCCGTTTTACCCTGCACTTCCCTTTTTAGCTGGCTTAGCTGTCAGTCCATTTTTATATGGTCCTAGACCTTACTATGGATATGGCTATTGGGGTCCTAGACCTCGTCCGTATTACCCACCATTTTATGGCCCAGGTTATTGGTGGTAATTGATCAAAGAGCCTTCCTGTGCAAGGCTCTTTTTATTAGAACAATCTCTAAATTATTGCATAGTAGAAGATTAGAGTAACGGTATAAATGTAGCTAAAAAGGGATTCCCCCTCAGTCACATCTTGTTCATGAAGGATCTTAGCGTAAATTGTACTTACTTAAAATAGAAGAAGGTTGTGGTAAAATGATCCATATTACAAAGCGAGGAGAAACATTAGAAAGCATCGCCCTGGATTACCGAACGACTGTACAAGTACTCATGCAGGAGAATACCATTTCAAATCCCAATATCATCTATGTGGGTCAACCCATTACGATCCCCGGATTACCTTCACCTGACAGCATTCCTTATACCATTTGGGTATCACTTTCGAAAAAGACCCTGAGACTTTATAACCAATATAAATTAGTGAAAATCTACCCTGTTGCAATTGGGAGAATGCTGCATCAAACACCAGTAGGAGATTTCGTCATTGTAAACAGGGAACCAAACCCAGGAGGTCCTTTCGGAAAGATGTGGTTGAGCTTATCGAAGATTCACTATGGTATCCACGGTACCAATAACCCAAGCTCCATTGGAAAAGCTGTCTCGTTAGGCTGTATTCGTATGTACAACGAAGACGTAATAGAACTCTCTACAATTGTCCCTAATGGAACTGGTGTTTTTATACGGCCTTAATTTTAAGCAAAATACTTATTTTCTTGACTTTCTTAAAAAAATTTGGCAATTTTACAAAAATAAGATATGATTAGGAAAAGAAAGGAGATATGACATGGGACATATACCGAACGAACCAGCTATTAGTCAACTTACCCAAGCAATTTTCTCTGTTAATCGTCATGCGAAAACAGCACCCGATCCAAAGTATTTATATTTACTTAAGCGTAAGGCTCTAGAGAGACTTGTTTCAGAAGGAAAAGCTAAAAAGATTGGTTTACATTTTTCCCGTAATCCAAAAAATAGTAAACAACAATCTGATGTACTTGTACTAGCAGGCGATTATTATTTTCACATGCCATCTTCAAAAGAAGACTTCGCGCAACTTCCACATTTAGGTTCCTTAAATCAAACATACCGAAATCCTAAATCAAACATGTCATTATCTCAGGCAAAAGAAATTTTACAAAACTATGTTGGAATTTCACCTTCACGGGCTACTCTACAAAAGAAATCTTCTTATCGAAAATATCAAAAGCCAGTTTTCAAGCGTTTGGGAGATAGCTACTAAATCATAATCATCTTTTATTTGTGGACAAGAATGGAAAAAGAGTAGAACTACTGAGTTCTACTCTTTTTCCACTTCAGGTATCATAATTTGACCCTTCCGATCTTGCTTAAGTAATGTATGAAGAATAGTTTTTGTTAATTTGCTAGGTTGATAAGGTTTAACCAGGAAATCTCTAGCTCCTATTTTTATACCTCTTTCTTTTTCTTCTAAAGCAGAAGAAATAAAAATAGGTATATCTTTTAGTGAAGTTTGTGATTTCATATAGTCAATCAGTTCCCAACCGTTTAGTCCTTTATCTTGTAACAAGATATCGACTACTACTGAGTCTGGAACCTTCTCCTTAAATAATTGTATTGCATCTTCTGCAGAAGCAACTCTCTTCACGATAAAACCAGACTCTTTTAGTTCGGTTTCTAATAATGAGCCTAAACTATCATCATCCTCAACTATAACTACATATATATCATTCATATTTTGCACCGTTGAATGTTGGTGGTTATTTTCCAGGAATTCAGGCTTATTTACAAGTAATGGAAGCGGAAAGTGAAGTGTGAATGTACTTCCTTTTTTTAATTCAGATGCAACAGAAATATCACCATCATGTGCCTTCATAATTTCTCTTACAATTGCAAGACCTAAACCGGTACCACCAATTCTTCTCCGGTCAGAATTATCGACACGGAAAAACTTTGTAAATAACATCGGTAATGCTTCTTCTGGAATACCCAGTCCATTATCCTTAACGGAAACATGCAGGAGATTATTTTGCTCATAGATATCAATTTCGATTTTCCCACCATCCGGAGAGTATTTGATTGCATTACTAATTAGATTCGTAAATACTTGGGACAGTTTATCTGGATCGCCAAAAATCGATGTATGATCTGTATGAACATTTACAGACATCGGATGCGTACTAGCATGTATTTGCATGGTCTCGATATTATTTTTGATAACAGGTAAAATATCCAAATGTTCTTTTTCGTAGGACTGTTTACCTGCTTCCATTCTCTGAACATCAAGAAAATCATTAATTAATGCCGTTAGCCTTTTCGCTTCTTGGTAGATTGTTTGCAAGTATTTTGCTTGCCTTTCAGGTTTTAATTCTTTATGAATTAACAGCTCTGTAAATCCTAGCACACTAGCAAGCGGTGTTCTCAGTTCATGACTTACCGTACTGACAAATTCAGATTTCATTTGGTCCACTTCGTATTCTCTAGTCATATCTCGGTGAACAAATAATGTTCCGAATTTTTCATTTCCTCTTTCTAATGTTTCACAATATACTTGAATCACTTTCTGCTCTGGCTTTTGAACATGATAAATAAATGAGGTATTTTGGGAATTGCCTGATAATACGCTTTCATAAAATGCCTTTAAAGAAGTAGGGTCTTCAACTATGTTCAGCAAGTTCTGTAACCATTTTTGTAATTCATGACCCACTAAATCCTTAGGATCATCACAAGACAGTAAATCACATAGATTTGTATTTACTTGCAAGAGTGTACCAGAGACATCTACTAATTGAATTCCTTCATGTATCGTATTTAGTATATTTTGTGTTAATAATCGATCATGCTCAGATTCTTCATATAGTTCGATTCTTCCTAACGATATGGAAATTTGTTTTGCCAGTGCCTCAGACTCTTTTATATCATGTTCAGCAAATGAAGTTCCGAGCTTCGTAAATATCATAATTGCTTGTACATCTTCTTTCGCATTAAGAATTGGAACATACAAATCCGAACTATATAATAAAACTTCATGATAATCCTTTTCAAGATTCGTTGTCTCTCTATTAACGAAATATGGTTTTTTCGTATCCATTACTCTCCTAGCCGGACCTTCAGCAATCGTATGAAGTATTTGCTTCCCTCTATTCTCTGAAATGCCAAATACAGCAAAGTCCTGCGTAGCAAGAAATCCGATAAAACCGTTATCAGCATTCAGAATATTACTCATGTTTTTGACGATGCTACCAAGCACATCTTCTTTAAGGAGCGAGCTAGATAAATTATTGATAAACTCATTACGATTGACAAGCTCAACTTCATTTATTCGTAATATATCCAGAGCTTGCTCTAATTCGATATGTTGTACTTGTAGCTCGTCCTGCTG from Bacillus sp. BGMRC 2118 harbors:
- a CDS encoding metallophosphoesterase; this encodes MGKQYSRRTFLKKALTLTVGTILTTMAGYSYVRYFEPSQLEINRYTYQAPLIPQKFNGIKILQFSDTHIGHYYDIEKFKTLIKKINKEEPDLVFFTGDLIDAPDLYKDGNKLIPLLHSIQAPLGKFAIYGNHDHGGYGTESYKKIMESAGFTLLVNTFSPITILKEQIVVAGLDDYMLGRPDFEETLREIPENMFTIFLAHEPDVAKISQSYPVHLQLSGHSHGGQIKLPFIGPIVTPPYATDYTEGFYELGNYPLTVYVNRGLGTTRVPFRFLSKPEIAVFTLQSSTT
- a CDS encoding EAL domain-containing protein — encoded protein: MRYKMSRMMPLLDDSDWNKDYVDKMEKIINEIILSAIKDLVYLMKVEEDGSFRYLYANNEALKYASISEETIGKTLQESLPVEVAEHLQAQYEEAVCKKEPLAFQDFVTINEEQIYGESILTPIFDEQGKCQFVVSVTRDITDKVIEKLRLSESEQRYRSLMDHNMDAVCSLTKSGVILQANPSAYSITGYTERELKHLNISDLLIEEHVRIVQDALVFTSEGNTRDNLTCQFIHKNGELIHAQVKMIPIVVNNEITGVYIIIRDITEQVKNDEVMKFIAYHDHLTGLPNRSLLKEQIQHYIERAHDESGQFALMYLDLDRFKFLNDSMGHNVGDLLLKEVAVRLTSIEGFEITVYRQGGDEFILIAEDINRISSVIIAEKVLELFKQPFLLTAQEFYVTPSVGISLYPNDGTDGETLIKNADTALYQVKERGRGHYQFYSNDMQKGDSQSMLLETCLRRAIEKDELILNFQPQIDLYTGEINSFEALLRWNCGLLGFVSPADFIPLAEETGLIIPIGEWVIEEVCRQIKEWNQKGYHNLIIAVNLSARQFQQPNLVEIIKHAIDKNNIDASQLEIEITEGAMQDTKETILILHRLKDLGVQISIDDFGTGYSSLSYLKRFPLNTLKIDQSFVRDVLTDNKDAAITTTIIHLAESLGFNVIAEGVEQKEQADFLRKVACHKAQGFLFSKPKPAEQIEQEYLMK
- a CDS encoding CrcB family protein; translated protein: MTFLAVCIGGIFGAIGRYIIGVITTKYLTNAYVSTLIVNGTGSFALGVFMNKYHSLPSLIFIMITVGLIGSFTTYSTFALDCVKFIHQKRWIACLYYISGTLSISIGLFGVGYWII
- a CDS encoding CrcB family protein, with the protein product MEVVYVALGGMIGAGSRYGISTFVTVPLVGTLIVNVVGCLLIGSIYALLSTKKENSWIWPFIATGVCGGFTTMSTLSLELVSLMNEGFTIIALAYLVSTILLGIGGVILGISATIKIMGTQGSDGT
- a CDS encoding penicillin-binding protein; the protein is MYPAYRTTHHHDQRFPFYPALPFLAGLAVSPFLYGPRPYYGYGYWGPRPRPYYPPFYGPGYWW
- a CDS encoding L,D-transpeptidase family protein, encoding MIHITKRGETLESIALDYRTTVQVLMQENTISNPNIIYVGQPITIPGLPSPDSIPYTIWVSLSKKTLRLYNQYKLVKIYPVAIGRMLHQTPVGDFVIVNREPNPGGPFGKMWLSLSKIHYGIHGTNNPSSIGKAVSLGCIRMYNEDVIELSTIVPNGTGVFIRP
- a CDS encoding response regulator, producing the protein MKLKGYFAESLSKQFFLSISFIMLLFIIGFSIMSIYQERVTEHYSEQNEINEEKEKIAQDLDDAFNKAFFDMRGYIAYETDMYQVRASNRLKELLELSESLRRLEQLSSDREDENFYREVSVFHDEYVNVIAPHIMENMSKGKKSEVAEDAETTLTTRIEAIQTTLKDYRSQMDQNVEDNFVELSKKIQQSRIYFLIFLLVMLIVVVWVTRMMIAKIGGPLNDFAKTADLLSQGKEVSYDFNSSRKDELGVLSRAFGKMILSIQDNEQQLVAQNEELQAQQDELQVQHIELEQALDILRINEVELVNRNEFINNLSSSLLKEDVLGSIVKNMSNILNADNGFIGFLATQDFAVFGISENRGKQILHTIAEGPARRVMDTKKPYFVNRETTNLEKDYHEVLLYSSDLYVPILNAKEDVQAIMIFTKLGTSFAEHDIKESEALAKQISISLGRIELYEESEHDRLLTQNILNTIHEGIQLVDVSGTLLQVNTNLCDLLSCDDPKDLVGHELQKWLQNLLNIVEDPTSLKAFYESVLSGNSQNTSFIYHVQKPEQKVIQVYCETLERGNEKFGTLFVHRDMTREYEVDQMKSEFVSTVSHELRTPLASVLGFTELLIHKELKPERQAKYLQTIYQEAKRLTALINDFLDVQRMEAGKQSYEKEHLDILPVIKNNIETMQIHASTHPMSVNVHTDHTSIFGDPDKLSQVFTNLISNAIKYSPDGGKIEIDIYEQNNLLHVSVKDNGLGIPEEALPMLFTKFFRVDNSDRRRIGGTGLGLAIVREIMKAHDGDISVASELKKGSTFTLHFPLPLLVNKPEFLENNHQHSTVQNMNDIYVVIVEDDDSLGSLLETELKESGFIVKRVASAEDAIQLFKEKVPDSVVVDILLQDKGLNGWELIDYMKSQTSLKDIPIFISSALEEKERGIKIGARDFLVKPYQPSKLTKTILHTLLKQDRKGQIMIPEVEKE